A genomic segment from Aegilops tauschii subsp. strangulata cultivar AL8/78 chromosome 1, Aet v6.0, whole genome shotgun sequence encodes:
- the LOC109744208 gene encoding U-box domain-containing protein 29, whose amino-acid sequence MDALVAGQQARRRIRPPEPLVMAASPTTPAAFKCPISLEVMRSPVSLPTGATYDRASIQRWLDSGHRTCPATRLPLASTDLVPNLLLRRLIHLHAATLPPSPSPEEALSQLAASHGEPAAAEKAVRSLAAKIAPEKGKQASVASAVAADLDSTVPALLSFAKGGAGTDARVDAVRILATVAPEMVPYLTRDGTEKRGRVKMAVEAMAAVLSAGGVSEDAKKALITVLVAGDLGRVVATLLAAGPTGVVVLEAILTSPVPDADVKTAIADRSELFPDLVRILKEAASPAAILCMAAAVQVRGRPARASMVRAGAVSALALAVAAAPTAAAESALMLLVEAARCSDGKAAIADDAAEVAAAVMGRMIRVGQMGREAAVALLWLSCCAGGGDRKMREALAAAPEAVGKLLVVMQGDCSPATSRMAGELLRAVRMEQERKGMVSSSYDSRTIHVMPY is encoded by the coding sequence ATGGATGCGCTCGTCGCCGGACAGCAGGCCAGGCGGCGGATCCGGCCGCCGGAGCCGCTCGTGATGGCCGCCTCCCCGACCACGCCGGCCGCGTTCAAGTGCCCGATCTCGCTCGAGGTGATGCGCTCGCCGGTGAGCCTCCCCACCGGCGCGACATACGACCGGGCGTCCATACAGCGCTGGCTCGACTCCGGCCACCGCACCTGCCCGGCCACGCGGCTGCCGCTCGCGTCCACCGACCTGGTGCCCAACCTGCTCCTTCGCCGCCTCATCCACCTGCACGCCGCCACGCTGCCCCCCTCGCCCTCGCCCGAGGAGGCGCTCTCGCAGCTCGCCGCCTCGCACGGTGAGCCCGCCGCTGCGGAGAAGGCCGTGCGCTCGCTGGCCGCCAAGATCGCGCCGGAGAAAGGGAAGCAGGCCTCCGTCGCGTCCGCCGTCGCCGCTGATCTCGACTCCACCGTGCCGGCGCTCCTCTCCTTCGCCAAGGGGGGCGCCGGCACCGACGCGCGCGTCGACGCGGTGAGGATCCTGGCCACTGTGGCGCCGGAGATGGTGCCCTACCTGACCCGGGACGGCACGGAGAAGCGTGGACGGGTCAAGATGGCCGTGGAGGCCATGGCTGCCGTCTTGTCCGCGGGCGGAGTCAGCGAAGATGCCAAGAAAGCCCTCATCACCGTGCTCGTGGCCGGCGATCTGGGACGCGTCGTGGCAACGCTGCTTGCCGCAGGTCCCACCGGCGTTGTGGTTCTCGAGGCGATCCTTACGTCGCCCGTGCCGGACGCCGACGTGAAGACCGCAATCGCCGACAGGTCGGAGCTGTTCCCCGATCTGGTGAGGATCCTCAAGGAGGCCGCGTCACCGGCAGCCATCCTGTGCATGGCCGCGGCCGTGCAGGTACGCGGGCGGCCCGCCCGAGCGTCGATGGTCCGAGCCGGTGCAGTGTCCGCGCTCGCGCTGGCCGTGGcggccgcgcccacggccgcggCGGAGTCGGCGCTGATGTTACTAGTAGAGGCAGCCCGCTGCAGCGATGGTAAAGCAGCCATCGCCGACGACGcggcggaggtggcggcggccgTGATGGGCAGGATGATACGGGTGGGGCAAATGGGGCGCGAGGCCGCGGTGGCGCTGCTGTGGCTGTCCTGCTGCGCGGGGGGCGGGGACCGGAAGATGAGGGAGGCGCTGGCAGCCGCGCCGGAAGCGGTGGGGAAGCTGCTGGTGGTGATGCAAGGGGACTGCTCGCCGGCGACGTCGAGGATGGCCGGCGAGCTGCTGAGAGCCGTGAGGATGGAGCAGGAGAGGAAGGGCATGGTCTCCTCCTCCTACGACAGCCGCACCATCCATGTCATGCCTTACTAG